TCCAAAGCCCGCCGCCACCCGGTCAGCGCATTCTGCGCCTCCCCGAGACTCTGCACCACGAACTGCAACGGCCGGACGAAGAACGTCACCAGGAACACCATCGCCACCACCTGCCCGGCGGTGAACCCACCCCACCAGACGCCACCCAGCAACACGGTGACCGTCATCGTGGAGATCGCCAACTCCCCCAGCGACGCGTTCCCGTGCAGCGGCACCAGCGTCCCGATCAGGCTGTCCCGCGCCCGCTCCACCGCCCGGTCCAGCTTTCCCCGGGTCCGCTCCTGAGTCCCGGTCGACCGGATCAGCGGTCCGCCGATCACCGACTCCGCCACCACGCTCTGCATCGCCGACAGATCCCGGCGCGCCCGGTCGAAGCGCCGCCCGATCACCCGCTGGGTCCGGGTCATCGCCGCGATCAGCACCGCCGTGATCAGCAGCACCGGCACCGCCAGCTGCCAGCCGTACACCAGCAGGATCCCGGTCGCGATCAGCAACTGGGCCGCGTTGGTCACGAACTGGATGCCGCCGCCCTGGAGGAACGTGGTCACCTGGTCCAGGTCGCTGGTCAACCGGCTGACCAGGTCGGCGCTGGGCGCCCGGTCGGCGGTCGAGGCGGCCATGTCGTGCACCCGGCGCAGCCCGTCCCGGCGCAACCCGGCCAGGGCGGCCTCCACCCGGCTCTGCAGACGGCGGTTGAGCAGCAGCGAGGACGTACCGGCAAGCAGCACCGCGCCGACGCCCACCGCGACCGCCGGGCCGACCGTGTGGGGCGCGAGCCCCGCGTCGACGACGTGCTGGACGGTGAGCGGCGCGATGATCCGGCCGGCGCCGGCCAGCAGCGCGAGCAGCACCGTTCCGGCCAGGCCCTGCCGCAACTGCGGGGATTCCCGGACCGCGACGGCGATCAGCCGCCGTGGCCCGATCCCGCTCAGGTCGGTCAGCAGCTCAGTGGACAATCGGCACCTCATCCTCGATCCGGCCGTCCCGGAGCGTCACGATCTGGTCGGCCAGCGCGAGCGGGCCCGGCCGGTTGGTGCTGATCAGCACGGTCGGGCCGGGTTCGGCGGCCAGGCCGGCCAGCACCTGCTGTTCCACCCGGGCGTCCAGCGCCGAGGTGAAGTCGTCCAGGATCAGCAGCCGGGGCCGCCGCAGCAGCGCCCGGGCCAGGCAGATCCGCTGCCGCTGCCCGCCGGAGAGGGTGGCGCCCCGCTCACCCACCACGGTGTCCAGGCCATCCGGCAGGCCGCGCACGATCTCGTCGGCCGCCGCCCGCCGCAGCGCGTCCCACAGCTCGTCGTCGCGGTAGGACCCGTCGAGCACCAGGTTGTCCCGGATCGACTCGGCGAACAGGAACGGGCTCTGCGGCACCGTCGCGACGTGCGCCGGCACCGCGGCCCCGGTCAGCTCGCGCACGTCGGCGCCGTCCAGCAGCACGGTCCCGGTGTCGGCGTGGATCTGCCCGCCGGCCAGGTC
Above is a genomic segment from Actinoplanes ianthinogenes containing:
- a CDS encoding ABC transporter ATP-binding protein gives rise to the protein MSTELLTDLSGIGPRRLIAVAVRESPQLRQGLAGTVLLALLAGAGRIIAPLTVQHVVDAGLAPHTVGPAVAVGVGAVLLAGTSSLLLNRRLQSRVEAALAGLRRDGLRRVHDMAASTADRAPSADLVSRLTSDLDQVTTFLQGGGIQFVTNAAQLLIATGILLVYGWQLAVPVLLITAVLIAAMTRTQRVIGRRFDRARRDLSAMQSVVAESVIGGPLIRSTGTQERTRGKLDRAVERARDSLIGTLVPLHGNASLGELAISTMTVTVLLGGVWWGGFTAGQVVAMVFLVTFFVRPLQFVVQSLGEAQNALTGWRRALELVTTPSGRVVGGLAVPAGPVSVEISDISARYPGGPLVLHGVSVRIEAGEHVAVVGRTGSGKSTFAKLLTRRLSPFSGSIRLSGILLEELGELAGRVVIVPQDPFLFDGTIADNIRIGVPGAGDQDARRILDRLGLADWHAKLHLAVGVGGERLSIGERQLVALARTALVDPDLVIFDEATSGIDQETDAAVQRALAELTHGRTTISIAHRIPTAEAADRVLVFADGRLVQSGPHHALLDEPGPYAALVDAWHSTEVVGRPVRS